In one window of Macaca thibetana thibetana isolate TM-01 chromosome 5, ASM2454274v1, whole genome shotgun sequence DNA:
- the CXCL8 gene encoding interleukin-8, with the protein MTSKLAVALLAAFLLSAALCEGAVLPRSAKELRCECIKTYSKPFHPKFIKELRVIESGPHCANTEIIVKLSDGRELCLDPKEPWVQRVVEKFVKRAENQNP; encoded by the exons ATGACTTCCAAGCTGGCGGTGGCTCTCTTGGCAGCCTTCCTGCTTTCTGCAGCTCTGTGTGAAG GTGCAGTTTTGCCAAGGAGTGCTAAAGAACTTAGATGTGAGTGCATAAAGACGTACTCCAAACCTTTCCACCCCAAATTTATCAAAGAACTGAGAGTGATTGAGAGTGGACCACACTGTGCCAATACAGAAATTAT TGTAAAACTTTCCGATGGAAGAGAGCTCTGTCTGGACCCCAAGGAACCATGGGTGCAGAGGGTTGTGGAGAAGTTTGTGAAGAg ggcTGAGAATCAAAATCCATAA